A single genomic interval of Dromiciops gliroides isolate mDroGli1 chromosome 1, mDroGli1.pri, whole genome shotgun sequence harbors:
- the ZG16 gene encoding zymogen granule membrane protein 16 — protein sequence MLALALLALLCVSAESVQPRTSSYNGEYGGGGGKRFSHSGNQLDGPITAIRIRTNSYYIVGLQVKYGKEWSDYTGGSRGDLEEIFLYPGESIIQVSGKYKNYLRQLIFVTDKGRHLAFGKDTGTSFNAAPLYPNTVLRFFSGRSGSVIDAIGLHWDLYPSE from the exons ATGTTGGCATTGGCTCTTCTCGCCCTACTCTGTGTGTCAGCTGAGTCTG TTCAGCCACGGACATCCTCCTACAATGGAGAGTacggaggagggggaggaaagcgCTTCTCCCACTCAGGCAACCAGCTAGATGGTCCCATCACTGCCATCCGAATCAGGACCAACAGTTACTACATTGTGGG ACTGCAGGTCAAATATGGCAAGGAGTGGAGCGACTATACTGGGGGTAGTCGGGGTGACCTGGAGGAGATTTTCCTGTACCCCGGGGAGTCAATCATCCAAGTGTCTGGCAAATATAAGAACTATCTTCGGCAGTTGATCTTTGTGACAGACAAGGGCCGCCACCTGGCTTTTGGCAAGGACACAGGCACCAGCTTCAATGCTGCCCCACTGTACCCCAACACCGTTCTTCGATTCTTCAGCGGACGCTCTGGCTCCGTCATTGATGCCATCGGCCTACACTGGGATCTTTACCCCAGTGAATGA